The following are encoded together in the Deltaproteobacteria bacterium genome:
- a CDS encoding SDR family NAD(P)-dependent oxidoreductase: MDYKDQVVVVTGAGGFIGSHLTEALLKAGAKVSALVRYSSHNYWGFLEPYKGDLHPRLTVMAGDIRDPSFVEKMLTGVDYVFNLAALIAIPYSYQAPMSYVETNIHGCLNVLEACRRHSVRRLIQTSTSEVYGTARYTPIDEEHPLQAQSPYSATKIAADKLAESYYRSFDLPVTILRPFNTFGPRQSLRAVIPTILTQALAGTSIRLGSLLPIRDLTYVSDTVRAFMASALSPETLGKTVNCGSGRGVTIGELVEIVGKLLKLSLEVQQEDERLRPERSEVFTLICNNTLAKEIMAWQPEVGLEQGLSRTIDWFKEHFKGGSVGTYVV; this comes from the coding sequence ATGGATTATAAGGATCAAGTAGTGGTGGTTACCGGGGCCGGTGGATTCATCGGGAGTCATTTGACCGAGGCCCTTCTCAAGGCCGGGGCCAAGGTCAGTGCCCTGGTCCGTTACAGTTCTCATAATTACTGGGGGTTTTTGGAACCTTACAAGGGCGATCTCCATCCGCGGTTAACGGTTATGGCCGGAGATATCCGGGATCCTTCCTTTGTTGAAAAGATGCTAACCGGGGTCGATTATGTTTTTAATCTGGCCGCCTTGATTGCCATACCGTATTCGTACCAGGCCCCCATGTCCTACGTGGAGACCAATATCCATGGTTGTCTGAATGTCTTGGAGGCCTGCCGCCGGCATTCGGTGCGGCGTCTGATCCAGACCTCGACCAGTGAGGTCTATGGGACGGCCCGCTATACCCCTATTGATGAAGAGCACCCTTTACAGGCGCAATCCCCCTATTCGGCGACCAAAATCGCCGCGGATAAACTGGCCGAAAGTTATTATCGCTCCTTCGATCTTCCGGTAACTATCCTCCGGCCTTTTAATACTTTTGGGCCCCGCCAGTCCCTTCGGGCGGTCATTCCAACCATCCTTACCCAGGCCCTGGCCGGTACCTCGATCCGTCTGGGGAGTCTGTTGCCGATTCGAGACTTGACTTACGTGAGCGATACGGTTCGGGCCTTTATGGCCTCGGCCCTCAGTCCAGAGACCTTAGGCAAGACAGTCAACTGCGGATCGGGACGGGGAGTGACCATCGGGGAATTGGTTGAGATCGTCGGGAAATTGCTTAAACTCTCTTTGGAGGTTCAACAGGAGGACGAGCGGCTGCGCCCTGAACGCAGTGAGGTATTCACCCTGATTTGCAACAACACCCTGGCTAAAGAGATCATGGCCTGGCAGCCGGAGGTTGGGCTGGAACAGGGATTATCCCGGACCATCGACTGGTTCAAAGAGCATTTCAAAGGGGGTTCGGTCGGGACCTATGTGGTCTGA
- a CDS encoding NAD-dependent epimerase/dehydratase family protein: protein MTTASILITGINGFTGRHLLAALEDKGLTSIVGVGQSLFGFGPRYLPVDLRDTPKVEELLKAVQPDYIYHLVGQIRGENTPDLVRVNVVTTVNILEGVSRIYPRSKVLIIGSASEYGPHPEIDRLREDTPCLPAGSYGLSKKLQTDIALHFHRVRGVQVIIARPFNLLGPYLPNGLVARDLTQRIKNLSPEDQTLPVRGMDSVRDFLDVRDAISAYIRLMEQGDLGKIYNICSGRGRTIKEVAEHLLKIAGFSKRIRVINEGEISRDHYVGDLDLIFKIGWQSRYTFEESLKAVYSTNPIR from the coding sequence ATGACGACCGCTTCCATTCTGATTACCGGAATCAATGGATTCACCGGACGCCATCTGTTGGCGGCCCTGGAGGACAAAGGTCTGACCTCCATCGTCGGAGTGGGTCAATCCCTGTTCGGGTTTGGTCCAAGATACCTGCCGGTGGATCTCAGAGATACACCGAAGGTGGAAGAACTCCTTAAGGCGGTTCAGCCCGATTATATTTATCACTTGGTCGGCCAGATCCGGGGAGAAAATACCCCGGATCTGGTCCGGGTTAATGTGGTTACCACAGTGAATATACTGGAAGGGGTGTCTCGAATTTATCCCAGGAGTAAGGTGTTGATCATCGGGTCGGCCTCCGAGTACGGTCCCCACCCTGAAATAGACCGACTTCGAGAAGATACCCCTTGTCTTCCGGCCGGAAGTTATGGCTTATCCAAAAAGCTTCAGACGGATATTGCCCTGCATTTTCACCGGGTGCGAGGCGTTCAGGTGATCATCGCTCGCCCCTTTAATCTCCTGGGTCCTTATCTGCCTAATGGTCTGGTAGCCAGGGATCTGACCCAGCGCATAAAAAATTTGTCTCCTGAAGATCAGACCTTACCTGTCCGGGGAATGGATTCGGTTCGGGACTTTTTGGATGTTCGTGATGCCATTTCCGCTTATATCCGGCTGATGGAACAGGGGGACCTGGGAAAGATCTACAACATCTGTTCGGGTAGGGGACGGACCATCAAAGAAGTGGCTGAGCATCTTCTGAAAATAGCCGGATTTAGCAAGCGGATAAGAGTAATCAATGAAGGGGAAATATCCCGGGATCATTATGTGGGCGATCTGGATTTGATTTTTAAAATAGGCTGGCAGTCGAGGTATACCTTTGAAGAGAGCCTGAAGGCGGTTTATTCAACGAATCCGATTCGATAA
- a CDS encoding NTP transferase domain-containing protein, which produces MEALILAGGLGTRLSPYTAILPKPLMPVGQMPILELIIRQLQYSGIDHVTLAVSYLGTLLQAYFGDGSRLGVKIDYQWEDHPLGTAGAISLFNPEEDDFLVMNGDILTTLNYQALFSAHKSKKSLATIASFEKQVKIDLGVLEIDEQGTLLDYVEKPIKTYMVSMGINVFNKKVLEYLKAEDHIDIPELMLLLKNKGERIYCYSEPCEWYDIGRVEDFTMAQQLVQERLDQFLPGGSK; this is translated from the coding sequence ATGGAAGCGTTGATACTGGCCGGAGGGTTGGGAACCCGTCTTAGCCCTTATACGGCCATCTTACCGAAACCGTTGATGCCGGTGGGCCAAATGCCGATTCTGGAGTTGATCATCCGTCAGTTACAGTATAGCGGTATCGACCATGTTACCCTGGCCGTCAGTTATCTGGGAACCCTGCTTCAGGCCTATTTTGGCGATGGCAGCCGGCTGGGGGTAAAGATCGACTACCAGTGGGAAGATCACCCTCTGGGGACAGCCGGGGCCATCTCCCTTTTTAACCCGGAGGAAGATGATTTCCTGGTCATGAACGGGGATATTCTGACCACCCTTAATTACCAGGCCCTGTTTTCTGCACACAAAAGTAAAAAGTCCCTGGCGACCATTGCTTCCTTTGAGAAACAAGTCAAGATCGATCTGGGGGTTTTGGAAATCGACGAACAGGGCACCCTGTTGGATTATGTGGAGAAACCCATTAAGACCTACATGGTCAGTATGGGAATCAATGTCTTCAATAAAAAGGTATTGGAATATCTGAAGGCCGAAGACCACATTGATATCCCGGAATTGATGCTGCTCCTGAAAAATAAAGGGGAGAGGATTTATTGTTACAGCGAGCCCTGCGAATGGTACGACATCGGACGGGTCGAAGATTTTACCATGGCCCAGCAATTGGTCCAGGAGCGGTTAGATCAATTTCTTCCCGGGGGATCCAAATGA